The Pseudomonas cucumis sequence GCGGTATCCTGATGGGCGAAGACTGCATCTCGCCGTCGCGCCATAGCGCGTTTTCCACGCCGATCGAACTGATGCACTTCATCGCGCAACTGCGTGAACTGTCCGGCGGCAAACCGGTGGGCTTCAAGTTTTGCCTGGGCCACCCGTGGGAATTCATGGGCATCGCCAAGGCCATGCTGGAAACCGGCATCCTCCCGGACTTCATAGTGGTCGACGGCAAGGAAGGTGGCACCGGCGCCGCGCCTGTGGAGTTCACCGACCACATCGGCGTGCCAATGCGCGAAGGTTTGCTGTTCGTGCACAACACGCTGGTGGGCCTGAACCTGCGGGACAAAATCAAACTCGGTGCCAGCGGCAAGATCGTCAGCGCCTTCGACATCGCCAGCGTCCTGGCCATCGGCGCCGACTGGGCCAACTCCGCGCGCGGCTTCATGTTCGCCATCGGCTGCATCCAGTCGCAAAGCTGCCACACCAACAAATGCCCGACCGGCGTCGCCACCCAGGACGCTCTGCGTCAACGCGCCCTCGTGGTTCCAGACAAGGCGCAGCGCGTCTTTAACTTCCATCGCAATACGCTTAAAGCCCTGGCCGAAATGCTCGCCGCCGCGGGTCTCGATCATCCTTCACAGCTGTCGGCCAAGCATCTGGTGCGACGCATGTCGGCGACCGAGATCAAACTGTTCTCACAGTTGCATGTGTTCCTGAAACCGGGCGAGTTGCTCACCGGTGAAGTGAACGGCGAGTTTTACTCGCGGATGTGGCAGATGGCTCGGGCGGATAGTTTTGAGCCTAATGAACTGGCGGCTGCATAGGCCGTGTTTGCGCGCCAACCTCAGGGGTTGGCGCTTCCCCTCGGATGAACAATCGGGCTTCGCTGTCCCCTTCCTTCAGCATCTGCACCTGTTTCCAGTGTTTGGGAAACAAAGCGTCATGTTCAGGGCGAGCGTAACCCGTTACCCACCAGATCCGCTTGGCATTCAGTTTCAAGGTTGAAAAATCGTCGAAGAGAATCGAACGCAAATGACGGGGAATGAGTGCCCAGCCACCGTATTCGGCGGTTCCCCAAAGGGTGCCGGTCGGTGGTTTGAAGGCGTATAACCTCGGCTGAATACCGGTCGAGTTGTAGTACGTAAACGGCAAATACCAATACAGGTTATCCACAACGATCTCGTCACCCGGACGGACCTCGCGGCCAAGACCTGCGATCACGGCGTCCAGCCGTGCGTCTTTGCGAATGCTTGTCCCGTTCATCTCATCCGTTTGCGCGTAGACCGCCGAAAGCCCGTGTACTTCTGCCAATAAAACCAAAGCCATGGCGACAGTGGTGAGAACGGCGTGGCGTTGGCTCCATGCGTCCAGCGCGAGCGCAACGATAAGGGGCAACGCGGCGGCAGCGAACACTAGGTATCGGGCATTGAAAACCGGCACGATCAGCGACACCAGAAAAACGCTCAGCACCGGCACAAAAAAATAGCCCACCAATAAGATGCTGAAAGGTCGCTCATGGCGTGCCTTGAGCAGCGCCGCTGCGGCGCAAACAACGATCAACACCGAGGGCAACACACGCCATAAGGATGAAGGGCTGACCGCTCCCTCCATCATCA is a genomic window containing:
- a CDS encoding FMN-binding glutamate synthase family protein, whose translation is MSLSLLSRYAFFAVCVIFTLASLPFLQHDWLWPITAVTGVLSLVGLFDLLQSPHAVRRNYPILGNIRYLVEGIRPEIRQYLLESDSDALPFSRAQRSLVYSRAKNESADKPFGTLIDVYQSGFEFIGHSMRPAPLSDPSSFRVMVGGPQCTQPYSASVFNISAMSFGSLSANAIRALNQGAKLGNFAHDTGEGSISAYHRENGGDLTWELGSGYFGCRTADGRFDPERFAAQASSPQVRMIEIKMSQGAKPGHGGILPKHKVTQEIAETRGILMGEDCISPSRHSAFSTPIELMHFIAQLRELSGGKPVGFKFCLGHPWEFMGIAKAMLETGILPDFIVVDGKEGGTGAAPVEFTDHIGVPMREGLLFVHNTLVGLNLRDKIKLGASGKIVSAFDIASVLAIGADWANSARGFMFAIGCIQSQSCHTNKCPTGVATQDALRQRALVVPDKAQRVFNFHRNTLKALAEMLAAAGLDHPSQLSAKHLVRRMSATEIKLFSQLHVFLKPGELLTGEVNGEFYSRMWQMARADSFEPNELAAA
- a CDS encoding glycosyltransferase family 39 protein; translated protein: MTSLIHPESFLSRVADKAGLVAVIILALGARFHAITVPVIWYDEAYSLLLAEGSPAYIWATTARDVHPPLYYVLLHFWMLLFGNGVLAARSLSALADVGTLLLCIKLMSLVTTRKATWIAALLLALLPISVRYSQEVRMYTLLGFWLMGATVALVCWIKVPDQKRYPVFYVLLMTAAFYTHYFAALCVLVHWLCGWRVRDGGRSMAIPIRAWVLANSAIVVLYLPWVPHLINQLLRMDGLEWIPPLTWQTALTFVWQLVMMEGAVSPSSLWRVLPSVLIVVCAAAALLKARHERPFSILLVGYFFVPVLSVFLVSLIVPVFNARYLVFAAAALPLIVALALDAWSQRHAVLTTVAMALVLLAEVHGLSAVYAQTDEMNGTSIRKDARLDAVIAGLGREVRPGDEIVVDNLYWYLPFTYYNSTGIQPRLYAFKPPTGTLWGTAEYGGWALIPRHLRSILFDDFSTLKLNAKRIWWVTGYARPEHDALFPKHWKQVQMLKEGDSEARLFIRGEAPTPEVGAQTRPMQPPVH